A genomic segment from Stenotrophomonas maltophilia encodes:
- a CDS encoding acetyltransferase, whose product MADALSTLPPHVDPSAQVSPRAAVRGHVQIGAGSRICDGAQLQGPVSIGRDCLIGNNALLRGPLHIGDGVRVGFASELKNALIGDGACIGPQCFIADSRVDARAYLGALVRTSNHRLDGATVAVHIGDTVIDSQRDKLGAWIGEGAALGVGVIILPGRIVAPGSQFGPRITVERNLPPGRYRLLQSLHSQPLE is encoded by the coding sequence ATGGCCGACGCGCTTTCGACGCTGCCACCCCACGTCGATCCCAGTGCACAGGTTTCGCCACGCGCGGCAGTGCGGGGCCACGTGCAGATCGGCGCCGGCAGCCGCATCTGCGACGGCGCCCAGCTGCAGGGACCGGTATCGATCGGCCGCGACTGCCTCATCGGCAACAACGCGCTGCTGCGCGGCCCGCTGCACATTGGCGATGGTGTCCGCGTCGGCTTTGCCAGTGAACTGAAGAACGCGCTGATCGGCGACGGCGCCTGCATCGGCCCGCAGTGCTTCATCGCCGACAGCCGCGTCGACGCCCGTGCCTACCTGGGTGCGCTGGTGCGCACCAGCAACCATCGCCTGGATGGTGCAACGGTCGCCGTCCACATCGGCGATACCGTCATCGACAGCCAGCGCGACAAGCTCGGCGCCTGGATCGGCGAAGGCGCCGCGCTGGGTGTCGGCGTGATCATCCTGCCCGGTCGCATCGTCGCGCCGGGCAGCCAGTTCGGACCGCGCATCACCGTGGAACGAAACCTGCCGCCCGGTCGCTACCGGCTGCTGCAGTCGCTGCATTCCCAACCCCTGGAGTAA
- the oleD gene encoding 2-alkyl-3-oxoalkanoate reductase, which translates to MKILVTGGGGFLGQALCRGLVERGHQVLAFNRSHYPELQAMGVGQIRGDLADAQAVLHAVAGVDAVFHNGAKAGAWGSYDSYHQANVVGTDNVLAACRAHGINRLVYTSTPSVTHRATHPVEGLGADEVPYGEDFQAPYAATKAIAEQRVLAANDASLATVALRPRLIWGPGDQQLVPRLAERARQGRLRLVGDGNNKVDTTYIDNAALAHFLAFEALAPGAACAGKAYFISNGEPLPMRELVNKLLSAVGAPTVDKAISFKTAYRIGAVCERLWPLLRLRGEPPLTRFLAEQLCTPHWYSMEPARRDFGYVPQVSIEEGLRRLKASSAA; encoded by the coding sequence ATGAAGATCCTGGTCACCGGTGGTGGTGGTTTCCTTGGCCAGGCACTGTGCCGCGGCCTGGTCGAGCGTGGCCACCAGGTGCTGGCGTTCAACCGCAGTCATTACCCGGAACTGCAGGCGATGGGCGTCGGCCAGATCCGTGGCGACCTGGCCGATGCGCAGGCGGTGCTGCATGCGGTGGCCGGTGTCGATGCGGTGTTCCACAACGGCGCCAAGGCCGGCGCTTGGGGCAGCTATGACAGCTACCACCAGGCCAACGTGGTCGGCACCGACAACGTCCTCGCGGCCTGCCGCGCGCACGGCATCAACCGGCTGGTCTACACCTCCACGCCCAGCGTGACCCATCGTGCCACGCACCCGGTGGAAGGCCTGGGGGCTGACGAGGTGCCGTACGGCGAAGATTTCCAGGCGCCGTATGCGGCCACCAAGGCGATCGCCGAACAGCGCGTGCTTGCCGCCAACGATGCGTCACTGGCTACCGTGGCGCTGCGCCCGCGCCTGATCTGGGGCCCGGGTGACCAGCAGCTGGTGCCGAGGCTGGCCGAGCGTGCGCGGCAGGGCCGCCTGCGCCTGGTGGGTGATGGCAACAACAAGGTAGACACCACCTACATCGACAACGCCGCGCTCGCCCACTTCCTCGCCTTCGAGGCATTGGCACCGGGCGCTGCGTGCGCGGGCAAGGCCTACTTCATTTCCAACGGCGAACCGCTGCCGATGCGCGAGCTGGTCAACAAGCTGCTGTCCGCTGTGGGTGCACCAACGGTAGACAAGGCGATCAGCTTCAAGACCGCTTATCGCATCGGTGCGGTCTGCGAGCGGCTGTGGCCGCTGCTGCGCCTGCGTGGCGAGCCGCCGCTGACCCGCTTCCTGGCCGAGCAGCTGTGCACGCCGCACTGGTACAGCATGGAGCCGGCGCGCCGCGACTTCGGCTACGTGCCGCAGGTCAGCATCGAGGAAGGGCTGCGCAGGCTGAAGGCTTCATCTGCTGCATAG
- a CDS encoding O-methyltransferase: MTMQLSELKNELARFGAENDAHETERGRRMLNITPDTGEFLSVLVRFGTARRVLEIGTSNGYSTLWLAEAAAAIDGHVTTLEYAEDKVAMAHATFARSGLAGYITLVQGDAGQWLTQAADASIDLLFLDSDREQYAGWWPQLRRVLRPGGLLVVDNATSHATQMEPLRMLLDADPDFSTSLVPVGNGELLAVRNA, encoded by the coding sequence ATGACGATGCAGCTTTCGGAATTGAAGAACGAACTGGCGCGCTTCGGTGCTGAAAACGACGCGCATGAAACCGAGCGCGGTCGGCGCATGCTCAACATCACGCCGGACACCGGTGAATTCCTGTCGGTGCTGGTGCGCTTCGGCACTGCGCGCCGGGTGCTGGAGATCGGCACCTCCAACGGCTATTCCACGCTATGGCTGGCCGAAGCCGCCGCCGCCATCGATGGCCACGTGACCACGCTGGAATACGCCGAGGACAAGGTGGCGATGGCGCATGCCACGTTCGCGCGCAGCGGGCTGGCCGGGTACATCACGCTGGTGCAGGGCGATGCCGGGCAGTGGTTGACGCAGGCCGCCGATGCCAGCATCGATCTGCTGTTCCTCGATTCGGACCGCGAACAATACGCCGGCTGGTGGCCGCAGCTGCGCCGCGTGCTGCGTCCGGGTGGCCTGCTGGTGGTGGACAACGCCACCTCGCACGCCACGCAGATGGAGCCGTTGCGGATGCTGCTGGACGCTGATCCGGACTTCAGCACCAGCCTGGTCCCGGTGGGCAATGGCGAGCTGCTGGCCGTGCGCAACGCCTGA
- a CDS encoding DUF1328 domain-containing protein, whose amino-acid sequence MLHYAVIFFVIAIIAAVLGFSGIAGAASNIAWILFVVFLVLAVISMFRKRG is encoded by the coding sequence ATGCTGCATTACGCCGTTATTTTCTTCGTCATCGCCATCATTGCCGCCGTGCTCGGCTTCTCCGGCATCGCCGGTGCCGCCAGCAACATCGCCTGGATCCTGTTCGTTGTGTTCCTGGTACTGGCAGTGATCTCGATGTTCCGCAAACGCGGCTAG
- a CDS encoding ubiquinone biosynthesis accessory factor UbiJ: MALSLLKSLKPVAGRALQIALNRALALDPDTRHALASLEGRHIDLTLEAPSLAMRISVDGDQLRVGPVDAQEADLAVRSSLAGVLAQLPLLANARRSDTNSKGRVRVAGDAELARRLQQLAKGFDPDWQQPFVSVFGEVLGVQVANTLRSALQHARQGVIDLAHSAAEFITEESRDVVPRAELDAFHDDVDVLRDDVERLGARVLRLRGAA; encoded by the coding sequence ATGGCTCTTTCCCTGCTCAAGTCCCTCAAGCCGGTCGCTGGCCGCGCCCTGCAGATCGCCCTGAACCGCGCACTGGCGCTGGATCCGGATACCCGCCATGCCCTGGCCAGCCTCGAGGGGCGGCACATCGACCTGACCCTGGAAGCGCCGTCGTTGGCGATGCGCATCAGCGTCGACGGCGACCAGCTGCGGGTCGGCCCGGTAGATGCGCAGGAAGCCGACCTGGCCGTGCGCAGCAGCCTGGCCGGCGTGTTGGCGCAGCTGCCACTGCTCGCCAATGCACGGCGCAGCGATACCAACAGCAAGGGCCGGGTGCGCGTGGCTGGTGACGCCGAACTGGCGCGCCGCCTGCAGCAGCTGGCCAAGGGCTTCGATCCGGACTGGCAGCAGCCATTCGTCAGCGTGTTCGGCGAGGTGCTGGGTGTGCAGGTGGCCAACACCCTGCGCAGCGCCCTGCAGCATGCGCGCCAGGGCGTGATCGACCTGGCCCACAGCGCCGCCGAATTCATCACCGAGGAATCACGCGACGTGGTGCCACGCGCCGAACTGGATGCCTTCCATGATGATGTGGACGTGCTGCGCGACGACGTCGAGCGTCTTGGCGCGCGCGTGCTGCGCCTGCGGGGTGCCGCATGA
- the ddlA gene encoding D-alanine--D-alanine ligase: protein MARTRVGIIFGGKSSEHEVSLQSAKNILDALDRERFEPVLVGIDKQGQWHLSEPATFLLNADDPARIALHRSGQSLAVLPGAEQAQLQPSDAASVLGQIDVVLPIVHGPLGEDGALQGLLRMANLPFVGSPVLGSAVAMDKDVTKRLLRDAGLQVAPWLCIRRHQAADVDVDAVIAQLGLPLFVKPANQGSSVGVSKVKDAAGFAEALALALRYDHKVLVESAVVGREIECAVLGNAHPQASLCGEVVVHDEFYAYDTKYINEDGAEVVVPADIDGHTQARIQQVALQAYQTLECAGMARVDVFLTAAGEIVINEVNTLPGFTRISMYPKLWGASGVDYTTLITRLIELAQERHAADRGLHSAV, encoded by the coding sequence ATGGCACGGACCCGGGTCGGCATCATCTTCGGGGGCAAGTCCTCCGAGCACGAAGTTTCACTGCAGTCGGCGAAGAACATCCTCGACGCCCTCGATCGGGAGCGCTTCGAGCCGGTTCTGGTCGGCATCGACAAGCAGGGCCAGTGGCATCTGAGCGAGCCTGCGACCTTCCTGCTCAATGCCGATGATCCGGCACGCATCGCGCTGCATCGCTCCGGCCAGTCGCTGGCGGTCCTTCCCGGTGCCGAACAGGCACAGCTGCAGCCCTCCGATGCGGCCAGCGTGCTGGGCCAGATCGATGTGGTGCTGCCGATCGTGCACGGGCCGCTGGGCGAGGACGGCGCGCTGCAGGGCCTGCTGCGCATGGCCAACCTGCCCTTCGTCGGCTCGCCGGTACTGGGCTCGGCAGTGGCGATGGACAAGGACGTGACCAAGCGCCTGTTGCGCGACGCCGGCCTGCAGGTAGCGCCGTGGTTGTGCATCCGACGCCACCAGGCAGCGGACGTTGATGTCGATGCGGTGATCGCCCAGCTCGGCCTGCCGCTGTTCGTGAAGCCGGCCAACCAGGGTTCGTCGGTGGGCGTGAGCAAGGTCAAGGATGCAGCGGGCTTTGCCGAAGCGCTGGCGCTGGCACTGCGCTACGACCACAAGGTGCTGGTGGAATCGGCGGTGGTCGGCCGCGAGATCGAATGTGCGGTGCTGGGCAACGCGCATCCGCAGGCCAGCCTGTGCGGTGAAGTAGTGGTGCACGACGAGTTCTACGCCTACGACACCAAGTACATCAACGAAGATGGCGCCGAAGTGGTGGTGCCGGCGGATATCGATGGCCACACCCAGGCACGCATCCAGCAGGTCGCATTGCAGGCCTACCAAACGCTGGAGTGTGCAGGCATGGCGCGCGTGGACGTGTTCCTCACCGCAGCCGGCGAGATCGTCATCAACGAGGTCAACACGCTGCCGGGCTTCACCCGCATCAGCATGTACCCGAAGCTGTGGGGTGCCAGCGGTGTCGACTACACCACGCTGATCACCCGCCTGATCGAGCTGGCGCAGGAGCGCCATGCCGCCGATCGCGGATTGCACAGCGCCGTGTAG
- a CDS encoding glycosyltransferase has translation MKTLLFLAMCAFILVRVCVQASRRPSTRLYSIDAIVPAYNEAPCLERSLTSLLQNPYVARVICVNDGSTDNTAQVLDALQARWPGRLVAVHQANTGKGGALMHGLQHATAEQVFLTDADTHIDPHGHGLGHLLDEIERGADAVGGVPSSSLQGAGFLPHVRASLKLPMIVIKRSFQQWLGGAPFIVSGSCGLFRTSVLRKVGFSDRTRVEDLDMSWSLVAQGYRVRQSVRCVVYPQECNTLVEEWRRWRRWIVGYAVCMRLHRGLLLTRFGLFSILPMMLLALAGIALSLQVWFGAALLHGPGGLALSVMPLFWIGIVMLLAVISAIHHRRVWLVPAAAFSMLYVLLAYAIWLMHGVAGLCTGREPVRDKPTRYPHVVE, from the coding sequence ATGAAAACCCTGCTGTTCCTGGCCATGTGTGCCTTCATCCTGGTGCGTGTTTGCGTGCAGGCCTCGCGCCGCCCGAGCACGCGCCTGTACAGCATCGATGCGATCGTGCCGGCCTACAACGAAGCGCCGTGCCTGGAGCGCTCGTTGACCAGCCTGCTGCAGAACCCCTACGTGGCGCGGGTGATCTGCGTGAACGATGGTTCCACCGACAACACGGCCCAGGTACTCGATGCGCTGCAGGCGCGCTGGCCCGGGCGGCTGGTGGCGGTGCACCAGGCCAACACAGGCAAGGGCGGTGCGCTGATGCATGGCCTGCAGCACGCTACCGCCGAGCAGGTGTTCCTGACCGACGCCGACACCCATATCGATCCGCACGGCCATGGCCTGGGCCATCTGCTGGACGAGATCGAACGCGGTGCCGATGCGGTCGGTGGCGTGCCCTCGTCCAGCCTGCAGGGTGCCGGCTTCCTGCCGCATGTGCGTGCCAGTCTGAAGCTGCCGATGATCGTCATCAAGCGCAGCTTCCAGCAGTGGCTCGGCGGCGCGCCGTTCATCGTCTCCGGCTCGTGTGGCCTGTTCCGTACCTCGGTGCTGCGCAAGGTCGGTTTCTCCGACCGCACCCGCGTGGAAGACCTGGACATGTCCTGGTCGCTGGTCGCGCAGGGCTACCGTGTCCGCCAGAGCGTGCGCTGCGTGGTCTACCCGCAGGAATGCAACACGCTGGTGGAGGAATGGCGACGCTGGCGGCGCTGGATCGTCGGCTATGCGGTATGCATGCGCCTGCACCGCGGCCTGTTGCTGACCCGTTTCGGCCTGTTCAGCATCCTGCCGATGATGCTGCTCGCCCTTGCCGGCATCGCGCTGTCGCTGCAGGTCTGGTTCGGTGCGGCCCTGCTGCACGGGCCTGGTGGCCTCGCCCTGTCGGTGATGCCGTTGTTCTGGATTGGCATCGTCATGTTGCTGGCGGTGATCAGTGCGATCCATCACCGTCGCGTGTGGCTGGTACCCGCCGCCGCGTTCTCGATGCTGTACGTGCTCCTCGCCTACGCGATCTGGCTGATGCACGGCGTGGCCGGGCTGTGCACCGGCCGCGAACCGGTGCGCGACAAACCGACCAGGTATCCACATGTGGTGGAATGA
- the ubiB gene encoding ubiquinone biosynthesis regulatory protein kinase UbiB produces the protein MKAVLRASRIGRVILRYRLDDLLQGTPAERWLRLAKPFVPRASADIAAQSRGARLRLALQDLGPIFVKFGQILSTRRDLVPPDVANELTLLQDRVKPFDGDTARRIVEEALGLPVSEAFASFDTEPLASASIAQVHAATLADGRQVVVKVLRPGIEKQIDADIALLNSLAALVERTHPRADKIRPREVVAEVENTLAAELDLQREGANASVLRRFWENSDDLYVPEVIWSHTAERALTLERVWGIPSDDIAALDKAGIDRKALAAKGVRVFYTQVFRDNFFHADAHAGNIWVDTDPSRRANPRFIALDFGIMGQLSQEDQYYLAENFMAIFNRDYRRIAELHVQARWMPDNVRIDDLEAAVRSVCEPYFTRPLSQISLAEVLMKLFRVAQRYQLTLQPQLILLQKTLLNIEGVGRQLDPQIDIWAVAKPVLAKILRERYSPRRVVREIGKRLPEIMTHAPDMPRLVHAWLTQQVEGRHELAMRSRDLVALDASVQRLQKRAVGAITGVGLLAIAALVYVLQPPGWYWGDLPMWSWVSGAVGALALARAWWR, from the coding sequence ATGAAGGCCGTGCTGCGGGCCAGCCGCATCGGCCGGGTGATCCTGCGCTACCGCCTTGACGACCTGCTGCAGGGCACGCCGGCCGAGCGCTGGCTGCGTCTGGCCAAGCCGTTCGTGCCGCGTGCCTCGGCCGACATTGCCGCACAGTCGCGCGGTGCGCGCCTGCGCCTGGCGCTGCAGGATCTCGGCCCGATCTTCGTCAAGTTCGGCCAGATCCTGTCCACCCGCCGCGACCTGGTGCCGCCGGACGTGGCCAACGAGCTGACCCTGCTGCAGGACCGGGTCAAGCCGTTCGACGGCGATACCGCGCGCCGCATCGTCGAGGAAGCACTTGGTCTGCCGGTCAGCGAGGCGTTCGCCAGCTTCGATACCGAACCGCTGGCCTCGGCCTCGATCGCGCAGGTGCATGCGGCCACGCTGGCCGATGGCCGCCAGGTGGTGGTCAAGGTGCTGCGCCCGGGCATCGAGAAGCAGATCGACGCCGACATCGCGTTGCTCAACTCGCTGGCCGCCCTGGTCGAGCGCACCCACCCGCGTGCCGACAAGATCCGCCCGCGCGAAGTGGTGGCCGAAGTCGAGAACACCTTGGCCGCCGAGCTGGACCTGCAGCGCGAAGGCGCCAATGCCAGCGTGCTGCGCCGCTTCTGGGAAAACAGCGACGACCTGTACGTGCCGGAAGTGATCTGGAGCCATACCGCCGAGCGTGCGCTGACCCTGGAGCGCGTGTGGGGCATTCCGTCCGACGACATCGCCGCGCTGGACAAGGCGGGCATCGACCGCAAGGCGCTGGCCGCCAAGGGTGTGCGGGTGTTCTACACCCAGGTGTTCCGCGACAACTTCTTCCACGCCGATGCGCACGCCGGCAACATCTGGGTCGACACCGATCCGTCACGCCGCGCCAATCCGCGCTTCATCGCGCTGGACTTCGGCATCATGGGCCAGCTCTCGCAGGAAGATCAGTACTACCTGGCCGAGAATTTCATGGCCATCTTCAATCGCGATTACCGCCGCATCGCCGAACTGCATGTGCAGGCGCGCTGGATGCCCGACAACGTGCGCATCGATGATCTGGAAGCGGCCGTGCGTTCGGTGTGCGAGCCGTACTTCACCCGTCCGCTGTCGCAGATCTCGTTGGCCGAAGTGTTGATGAAGCTGTTCCGCGTGGCGCAGCGCTACCAGCTGACATTGCAGCCGCAGCTGATCCTGCTGCAGAAGACCCTGCTGAACATCGAAGGTGTCGGCCGCCAGCTGGATCCGCAGATCGATATCTGGGCGGTGGCCAAGCCGGTGCTGGCGAAGATCCTGCGCGAGCGCTACAGCCCGCGCAGGGTGGTACGCGAGATCGGCAAGCGCCTGCCGGAGATCATGACCCACGCGCCGGACATGCCGCGCCTGGTACACGCCTGGCTGACCCAGCAGGTGGAGGGCCGCCATGAGCTGGCGATGCGCTCGCGCGATCTGGTCGCGCTGGATGCCAGCGTGCAGCGCCTGCAGAAGCGCGCGGTCGGCGCGATCACCGGCGTCGGCCTGCTGGCCATCGCCGCGCTGGTGTACGTGCTGCAGCCGCCAGGCTGGTACTGGGGCGACCTGCCGATGTGGAGCTGGGTGTCCGGTGCCGTCGGCGCGCTGGCGCTGGCGCGCGCGTGGTGGCGTTGA
- a CDS encoding PIG-L deacetylase family protein — MVLDILAIGAHPDDIELGCGGSLAKLARDGARIRALVLSRGGRGCHAGIDRSDESHRALRRLGVTGVIQQDFPDTRFPACRNDIVAVIEQACAQIAPHRVYTMCGEDHHQDHRTVHEASIIACRSIPQILCYESPSTLPQFAPQVFEDISAQLDLKIHALREHASQGDRHYMQEDHLRCHAQFRGQQIGIGPSEGFVPYRLVL; from the coding sequence ATGGTTCTCGACATTCTGGCAATCGGCGCCCACCCCGACGACATCGAACTCGGTTGCGGCGGCAGCCTGGCCAAACTGGCCCGCGACGGTGCACGCATCCGTGCGCTGGTGCTCAGCCGTGGTGGCCGTGGCTGCCACGCCGGCATCGATCGCAGCGATGAATCGCATCGTGCGCTGCGCCGCCTGGGCGTGACCGGGGTGATCCAGCAGGACTTTCCGGATACGCGCTTTCCCGCCTGCCGCAACGACATCGTCGCGGTGATCGAGCAGGCCTGCGCGCAGATCGCACCGCATCGCGTCTACACGATGTGCGGCGAAGACCACCACCAGGACCATCGCACCGTCCACGAAGCGTCGATCATCGCCTGCCGCAGCATCCCGCAGATCCTCTGCTACGAGAGCCCCAGCACCCTGCCGCAGTTCGCACCGCAGGTGTTCGAGGACATCAGCGCACAGCTGGACCTGAAGATCCACGCATTGCGCGAGCATGCCAGCCAGGGCGATCGCCACTACATGCAGGAGGACCACCTGCGCTGCCACGCGCAGTTCCGCGGCCAGCAGATCGGCATCGGCCCCAGCGAGGGCTTCGTGCCCTACCGGCTGGTGCTGTGA
- the oleC gene encoding olefin beta-lactone synthetase, producing MNRPCNIAARLPELARERPDQIAIRCPGRRGAGNGMAAYDVTLDYRQLDARSDAMAAGLAGYGIGRGVRTVVMVRPSPEFFLLMFALFKLGAVPVLVDPGIDKRALKQCLDEAQPQAFIGIPLAHVARLVLRWAPSATRLVTVGRRLGWGGTSLAALERAGAKGGPMLADTDGEDMAAILFTSGSTGVPKGVVYRHRHFVGQIQLLGSAFGMEAGGVDLPTFPPFALFDPALGLTSVIPDMDPTRPAQADPARLHDAIQRFGVTQLFGSPALMRVLARHGRPLPTVTRVTSAGAPVPPDVVATIRSLLPADAQFWTPYGATECLPVAVVEGRELERTRAATEAGAGTCVGNVVAPNEVRIIAIDDAPLPDWSQVRVLATGEVGEITVAGPTATDSYFNRPQATAAAKISETLADGSTRVVHRMGDVGYFDAQGRLWFCGRKTQRVETARGPLYTEQVEPMFNTVAGVARTALVGVGAAGAQVPVLCVELQRGQADSPALQEALRAKAAACLAEAGLQYFLIHPAFPVDIRHNAKIGREKLAVWASAELEKRV from the coding sequence ATGAACCGACCCTGCAACATTGCCGCGCGCCTGCCTGAACTGGCGCGTGAACGCCCCGACCAGATCGCCATCCGCTGCCCGGGCCGCCGCGGCGCTGGCAACGGCATGGCGGCCTACGACGTCACCCTGGACTACCGCCAGCTGGACGCCCGCAGTGATGCCATGGCCGCCGGCCTGGCCGGCTATGGGATCGGTCGCGGGGTGCGCACGGTGGTGATGGTGCGGCCGTCGCCGGAGTTCTTCCTGCTGATGTTCGCCCTGTTCAAGCTGGGCGCAGTGCCGGTGCTGGTCGACCCGGGCATCGACAAGCGCGCGCTGAAACAGTGCCTGGACGAGGCACAGCCGCAGGCCTTCATCGGCATTCCGCTGGCGCACGTGGCGCGGCTGGTGCTGCGCTGGGCGCCGTCGGCGACCCGCCTGGTGACGGTCGGCCGCCGCCTCGGCTGGGGCGGTACCAGCCTGGCCGCGCTGGAGCGCGCCGGCGCCAAGGGGGGGCCGATGCTGGCCGACACCGATGGCGAGGACATGGCCGCGATCCTGTTCACCAGCGGCTCCACCGGCGTGCCCAAGGGCGTGGTCTACCGCCACCGCCACTTCGTCGGCCAGATCCAGCTGCTGGGCAGCGCGTTCGGCATGGAGGCGGGCGGCGTGGACCTGCCGACCTTCCCGCCGTTCGCGCTGTTCGACCCGGCGCTGGGCCTGACCTCGGTGATTCCGGACATGGACCCGACGCGGCCGGCGCAGGCCGACCCGGCTCGCCTGCACGATGCCATCCAGCGCTTCGGCGTGACCCAGCTGTTCGGCTCGCCGGCGCTGATGCGGGTGCTGGCCCGGCACGGGCGGCCACTGCCGACGGTAACCCGGGTGACCTCGGCCGGTGCGCCGGTGCCCCCGGATGTGGTGGCCACCATCCGCAGCCTGTTGCCGGCCGATGCGCAGTTCTGGACCCCGTACGGTGCCACCGAGTGCCTGCCGGTGGCGGTGGTGGAGGGACGCGAGTTGGAACGCACCCGCGCGGCGACCGAGGCCGGTGCCGGCACCTGCGTCGGCAACGTGGTGGCTCCCAACGAGGTACGCATCATCGCCATCGACGACGCCCCGCTGCCGGACTGGTCGCAGGTGCGTGTGCTGGCCACCGGCGAGGTGGGCGAGATCACCGTGGCGGGGCCGACCGCCACCGACAGTTACTTCAACCGCCCGCAGGCCACGGCCGCAGCGAAGATCAGTGAGACGCTGGCTGATGGCAGCACTCGCGTGGTGCATCGCATGGGCGATGTGGGTTACTTCGATGCGCAGGGCCGACTGTGGTTCTGCGGACGCAAGACGCAGCGCGTGGAAACCGCGCGCGGGCCGCTGTACACCGAGCAGGTCGAGCCGATGTTCAACACCGTGGCCGGCGTGGCGCGCACTGCGCTGGTCGGCGTCGGCGCTGCCGGTGCGCAGGTGCCGGTGCTGTGCGTGGAGCTGCAGCGTGGCCAGGCCGACAGCCCGGCACTGCAGGAAGCGCTGCGTGCCAAGGCAGCGGCATGCCTGGCCGAGGCTGGCCTGCAGTACTTCCTGATACATCCTGCGTTCCCCGTCGATATCCGTCACAACGCCAAGATCGGCCGCGAGAAGCTCGCCGTCTGGGCCAGCGCCGAACTGGAGAAGCGCGTATGA
- a CDS encoding YaiO family outer membrane beta-barrel protein, translated as MRLIIRGALPCALLLAVSSAHAGIDRVSVQLDHADYTDGFGKRDVQTVDVAGRSGDSRWHLGLAHGERDYGSKRFGGNRVQGSLQQRWSPRFSTRTAFTASNDDPVFVNRQVNQDIQWKVAPQTVLSVGGKYAQYHAGAYVSGWSVGASHYFPRVTASLRHERHRQSNGPDGHGTTLSLRLKDAQGRGSTQLWLGSGTSGYTADSDPLLLREHDARRAFLRRSQPLGEHLVLDMGIGKTWHKTRLDSFQSVQSHLGLGYHW; from the coding sequence ATGCGATTGATCATCCGTGGCGCACTGCCGTGCGCCCTGCTGCTGGCCGTGTCCAGCGCCCATGCCGGCATCGACCGGGTCTCGGTGCAGCTGGATCATGCCGACTACACCGATGGCTTCGGCAAGCGCGACGTACAGACCGTGGATGTGGCCGGTCGCAGCGGTGACAGCCGCTGGCATCTGGGCCTGGCCCATGGCGAACGCGACTACGGCAGCAAACGCTTCGGCGGCAACCGGGTGCAGGGTTCGCTGCAGCAGCGCTGGAGTCCACGCTTTTCGACCCGCACCGCCTTCACTGCGTCCAACGATGATCCGGTATTCGTCAACCGCCAGGTCAACCAGGACATCCAGTGGAAGGTGGCACCGCAGACCGTGCTGAGCGTGGGCGGCAAGTACGCCCAGTACCATGCCGGTGCATACGTGAGCGGCTGGTCTGTCGGTGCCTCGCACTACTTCCCACGCGTGACCGCCTCACTGCGCCACGAGCGGCATCGCCAGTCCAATGGCCCCGATGGCCATGGCACCACGCTGTCACTGCGCCTGAAGGATGCGCAGGGCCGTGGTTCGACCCAGTTGTGGCTGGGAAGCGGTACCTCCGGCTACACCGCCGATTCCGATCCGCTGCTGCTGCGCGAACACGATGCACGTCGTGCCTTCCTGCGCCGCAGCCAGCCGCTGGGTGAGCATCTGGTGCTGGACATGGGCATCGGCAAGACCTGGCACAAGACGCGCCTGGACAGCTTCCAGAGCGTGCAGTCGCACCTGGGCCTGGGCTATCACTGGTAG
- a CDS encoding pseudouridine synthase encodes MSTEPDTLAAVETETAPLQLLHLDERLAVVNKPAGLMVHDSKLARGEDDFLADRLREQLGRPIFLVHRLDRATSGCLLLAFDRETASALGKALMGGEVAKDYLTVCRGWPAELSWRVDHDLDGGPGKPVKKPAITDFQRLATGELSVPVGEFTSSRYALLRCQPQTGRFRQIRRHLKHLSHHMIGDTSHGDGRHNRIFRMQGVHRMLLHAERLRFPHPDGGSVDVSAPLDREFQKALDLFGWQVD; translated from the coding sequence GTGAGTACCGAACCTGACACCCTCGCTGCGGTCGAGACTGAAACCGCGCCCCTGCAGCTGCTGCACCTGGATGAGCGCCTGGCCGTGGTCAACAAGCCCGCCGGGCTGATGGTCCACGACAGCAAGCTGGCCCGTGGCGAAGATGATTTCCTGGCCGACCGCCTGCGTGAGCAGCTGGGGCGGCCGATCTTCCTCGTGCACCGCCTGGACCGGGCCACCAGTGGCTGCCTGCTGCTGGCCTTCGACCGCGAGACCGCCAGTGCGCTGGGCAAGGCGCTGATGGGCGGTGAAGTGGCCAAGGACTACCTGACGGTCTGCCGTGGCTGGCCGGCCGAGCTGTCCTGGCGGGTGGACCATGATCTGGACGGTGGGCCGGGCAAGCCGGTGAAGAAGCCGGCGATCACCGATTTCCAGCGGCTGGCCACCGGCGAGCTGTCGGTGCCGGTGGGTGAATTCACCAGCTCACGCTACGCGCTGCTGCGCTGCCAGCCGCAGACCGGGCGCTTCCGGCAGATCCGCCGGCACCTCAAGCATCTCTCGCACCACATGATCGGCGACACCAGCCACGGTGATGGCCGGCACAACCGGATCTTCCGCATGCAGGGCGTGCACCGCATGCTGCTGCACGCCGAGCGCCTGCGTTTTCCGCATCCGGACGGTGGCAGCGTGGATGTCAGTGCGCCGCTGGATCGCGAATTCCAGAAGGCGCTGGACCTGTTCGGCTGGCAGGTGGACTGA